In Bdellovibrionales bacterium, the following proteins share a genomic window:
- the speB gene encoding agmatinase — MDFKPMSGREQPRFSGIKTFFRLPVVSPSEDFDVAMVGVPYDGGVSYRPGSRFAPSRIREASSLGRGFNWSRSLNVFDRLRVADVGDCPTVPIDQKQTYHKIEDYFSSLVGGKKRFIAVGGDHSITLPLLRVVRRNAGEKIALIHFDAHLDTYPAAWDCEYHHGSFVRHAIEEGLIDVSRSLHLGIRGPLANESDLSFVTKHKMNIVTVDDIRKESLDTFLNRLPVFDSSPTYISFDIDCLDPAYAPGTGTPVVGGLTSYETQRILRALKIKRLVGADLVEVSPQYDSSEITCLAGVDVLFECLCLMAEQN; from the coding sequence ATGGATTTTAAACCGATGAGCGGACGAGAACAACCACGATTCTCTGGAATTAAGACGTTTTTTAGGCTGCCAGTTGTTTCTCCTTCCGAAGATTTTGATGTGGCGATGGTGGGAGTTCCATACGATGGCGGCGTGTCATATAGGCCAGGAAGTCGATTCGCGCCATCGCGCATTCGGGAGGCGTCCTCACTGGGAAGGGGATTTAATTGGTCTCGATCCTTGAATGTGTTTGATCGATTGCGTGTCGCTGATGTCGGCGATTGCCCAACAGTCCCCATCGACCAAAAGCAGACCTATCATAAAATTGAAGACTATTTCAGTTCGTTGGTCGGAGGAAAAAAGCGATTTATAGCTGTTGGAGGAGATCACTCAATCACTTTGCCTCTTCTCAGAGTTGTGAGAAGGAACGCAGGTGAAAAAATAGCTTTGATTCATTTCGATGCTCACTTGGATACCTATCCGGCTGCCTGGGATTGCGAGTACCACCATGGCTCTTTTGTTCGTCACGCTATCGAAGAGGGTCTTATTGATGTGAGCAGGTCTTTGCATTTAGGAATTCGAGGTCCGCTGGCCAACGAAAGTGATCTCAGCTTTGTGACAAAGCATAAGATGAATATTGTCACCGTGGACGATATCAGGAAAGAGTCTCTAGACACTTTTTTGAATCGGCTTCCGGTTTTTGACTCATCTCCGACTTATATCAGTTTCGATATTGACTGTTTGGATCCTGCTTATGCTCCGGGAACGGGGACCCCAGTTGTCGGTGGTCTTACTTCTTATGAAACTCAGCGCATACTTCGGGCGCTAAAAATAAAGCGGCTTGTTGGGGCGGATTTAGTTGAAGTGT